A portion of the Vibrio coralliirubri genome contains these proteins:
- a CDS encoding heavy metal translocating P-type ATPase, producing the protein MFDLTLTARFMLGLDENWSIDMNHYTTALNGLNCMGCAKKVRTLFDDLENTTINDISPTYIDISTPFSYVELNEQLATLGYSMGSSLHLSLSGLSCGKCVNKLTQALQQTEQASNLEVTKDELSLVTLLEESELIELVESVGYHAAPYSEADNLLSNSDSENEQADKKIEDTENKTTASQYTYHLVLEGMTCASCVSSVEKALKKNEFVDQAQINLAEQTALVFTSQTRDIIENALIESVKASGYGAEFVDDAATQQQKQQEQQLRTQQAFLRNSVSALVIGAPLMAWGVFGGSMTIATFNDQLAWGLVGVVCLILLATSGRSFFTNAWQSLMHKRATMDTLVALGTGAAWFYSMLVVLIPSWFPEPSRHVYFEASAMIVGLISLGHYIEAKAKARTTKSLQALINLQPQKAVVIVDGKEQTIAVEAIQVGMQVRVKPGEKVPVDGVVVSGESYIDESMLTGEPLPNVKSTNDDVSAGTINGDGSLIIEATGIGSSTMLARIIQMVRQAQSSKPAIAKLADSISAVFVPVVVAIAAVAALVWFFVGPQPSASYMLVVSTTVLIIACPCALGLATPLSITVGVGKAAEFGVLIKDADVLQSASKIDAVVFDKTGTLTQGKPTVQQAFYANLTEQELLAYAYSVEVGSEHPLAKAVCQYAESLEVSVLPHSEFENQRGLGVQAIINGKNVQVGSLKYLTQLGINTEIGADFIELCRSQAWTPIFIVIDQKLEGILGISDALKIDSKQAIAQLKSAGIHTVLLTGDNDSVAQAIGKSVGIDEVISEVLPEQKAQHIVQLQQQYKSVAMVGDGINDAPALAQADIGIAMGSGSDVAIESAQMTLLNSSPLSVSNAIELSQATVRNMKQNLFGAFIYNSLGIPIAAGVLYPFFGFLLSPVVAGAAMAMSSITVVSNANRLRLFKPTHSNINKNHIHEVNHDS; encoded by the coding sequence ATGTTTGACCTTACCCTTACGGCAAGGTTTATGTTAGGGCTAGATGAGAATTGGAGTATCGATATGAACCATTACACAACTGCGCTCAACGGCCTAAATTGCATGGGGTGTGCGAAGAAAGTTCGCACACTGTTTGATGATCTCGAGAATACGACGATCAATGACATATCGCCGACGTACATCGATATTTCGACGCCTTTTAGTTATGTTGAACTCAACGAACAGTTAGCAACCCTTGGTTATTCAATGGGTAGTTCGCTGCACCTTTCATTATCAGGTCTCAGCTGTGGTAAGTGCGTGAACAAGCTGACTCAAGCGCTTCAACAAACCGAGCAAGCCTCAAATCTAGAAGTCACCAAAGATGAATTGTCGTTGGTTACTCTACTTGAAGAATCAGAGCTTATTGAACTGGTTGAAAGTGTGGGTTATCACGCAGCTCCCTATTCTGAAGCCGATAACCTTTTATCTAATTCTGATTCAGAAAACGAACAAGCTGATAAAAAGATTGAAGATACTGAAAATAAAACCACAGCTAGCCAATATACCTATCACCTTGTTCTTGAAGGTATGACGTGTGCGAGTTGTGTCTCTTCGGTAGAGAAAGCGCTGAAAAAGAATGAGTTCGTCGACCAAGCACAGATCAACCTCGCTGAACAGACAGCCTTGGTTTTCACCTCTCAAACAAGAGACATCATTGAAAATGCTCTAATAGAATCCGTGAAAGCTTCTGGTTATGGCGCTGAGTTTGTCGACGATGCGGCGACTCAACAGCAAAAACAACAAGAACAGCAACTTCGTACTCAACAAGCCTTCCTTAGAAACTCCGTAAGTGCGCTGGTGATCGGTGCTCCGCTGATGGCATGGGGCGTGTTCGGTGGCAGCATGACCATTGCCACATTTAACGATCAACTGGCTTGGGGCTTGGTTGGTGTCGTTTGTTTGATACTGCTTGCAACCTCAGGTCGCAGCTTCTTCACGAATGCTTGGCAGTCACTGATGCACAAACGTGCAACCATGGACACGCTAGTCGCTTTAGGTACTGGCGCAGCATGGTTCTACTCAATGCTGGTTGTGCTGATTCCATCATGGTTCCCAGAACCATCTCGCCATGTCTACTTTGAAGCAAGCGCAATGATCGTTGGCTTAATTTCTTTGGGTCATTACATCGAAGCCAAAGCCAAAGCACGTACTACAAAATCGCTGCAAGCACTGATTAATTTACAGCCTCAAAAAGCGGTAGTTATCGTCGATGGCAAAGAACAAACCATCGCCGTAGAAGCGATTCAGGTCGGCATGCAGGTACGAGTAAAACCCGGAGAAAAAGTGCCGGTTGATGGCGTTGTAGTCTCAGGTGAATCTTATATCGACGAATCGATGCTGACCGGTGAACCACTTCCCAACGTTAAATCAACTAATGATGACGTTTCTGCGGGCACCATTAATGGTGATGGTAGCTTAATTATTGAAGCGACTGGGATTGGCTCAAGCACCATGTTGGCTAGAATCATTCAAATGGTTCGCCAAGCGCAAAGCAGTAAACCAGCAATCGCCAAGCTTGCCGATTCTATCTCAGCCGTTTTTGTTCCAGTTGTGGTCGCAATCGCAGCGGTTGCCGCCTTAGTTTGGTTTTTTGTAGGTCCACAACCAAGCGCCAGTTACATGTTAGTGGTATCAACTACCGTACTGATCATCGCTTGCCCATGTGCATTAGGCCTAGCCACACCGCTTTCAATTACTGTTGGCGTCGGTAAAGCGGCTGAGTTTGGCGTTCTTATTAAAGATGCGGATGTATTGCAGTCTGCCAGCAAGATCGATGCTGTTGTGTTTGACAAAACAGGGACATTGACCCAAGGCAAACCAACCGTTCAACAGGCCTTTTACGCTAATCTAACGGAGCAAGAGTTACTGGCTTATGCTTATTCAGTAGAAGTAGGATCTGAGCACCCACTCGCCAAAGCCGTGTGCCAATATGCAGAGAGCTTGGAAGTTTCAGTACTCCCTCACAGCGAATTTGAAAACCAACGAGGGCTAGGGGTTCAAGCAATAATTAACGGCAAGAACGTGCAAGTTGGCTCGCTTAAGTACCTCACCCAATTAGGTATCAATACAGAAATTGGCGCGGATTTCATTGAGCTTTGCCGCTCGCAAGCGTGGACGCCTATTTTCATTGTGATTGACCAAAAACTGGAAGGTATATTGGGCATTTCAGACGCGTTAAAAATAGATAGCAAACAGGCGATAGCTCAACTAAAATCCGCCGGAATTCACACTGTGCTATTAACGGGCGACAACGACTCTGTAGCTCAAGCAATAGGTAAAAGCGTCGGTATCGACGAGGTTATCTCGGAAGTGCTTCCAGAGCAGAAAGCTCAACATATTGTTCAGCTTCAACAGCAATATAAGAGCGTTGCCATGGTCGGAGACGGTATTAACGATGCACCCGCTCTTGCTCAAGCAGATATAGGAATCGCAATGGGCAGTGGCAGTGATGTCGCGATTGAAAGTGCGCAAATGACGCTACTCAACTCATCGCCATTATCAGTAAGCAACGCGATCGAGCTATCTCAAGCGACCGTGAGAAATATGAAGCAAAACCTATTTGGTGCCTTCATCTACAACTCGCTTGGTATTCCTATCGCGGCCGGTGTGCTTTACCCATTTTTCGGATTTCTGCTTAGTCCAGTAGTTGCAGGGGCTGCGATGGCGATGTCGTCAATTACTGTAGTAAGCAATGCCAACAGGCTGAGATTGTTCAAACCAACTCATTCTAATATTAATAAAAACCATATTCATGAGGTTAACCATGATTCGTAA
- a CDS encoding TraB/GumN family protein encodes MRPLWYMVLFVLAFSARQAVAEPLYWQAKKDDLTLTILGSVHVGDESMYPLPSKITDALKNSDGLVIETDIRKSDGVVYPHNKLTTADVLNEQQLQLLTDISKSLGMPTQQLLSSPPWATSLSIQMQQLKNLGYSSASGVDVTLAYKATIQDVPVISLEPLQFQIDLMTKQKDDGKEWLVSSLEEFDQTDRVVHCLIESWKAGDLAKLEVFSELSEMSPELEKAFLTDRNIDWANKLSSNDWKLKSKGNYLIVVGTLHLIGEGNLIQLLEKKGFSVIQQSQSQAAQCQFEASPKS; translated from the coding sequence TTGCGCCCACTCTGGTACATGGTTTTATTCGTTCTCGCTTTTTCAGCTAGGCAAGCGGTCGCCGAGCCCCTTTATTGGCAAGCAAAAAAGGATGACCTGACACTCACTATCCTAGGTTCGGTGCACGTTGGGGACGAGAGTATGTACCCACTCCCTTCGAAAATCACCGACGCGCTAAAAAACAGTGATGGGTTAGTTATCGAAACGGATATCAGAAAGTCCGATGGCGTTGTATATCCCCACAACAAACTCACAACTGCCGATGTACTCAATGAACAACAGCTGCAATTATTAACCGACATATCAAAATCATTGGGCATGCCGACGCAACAACTGCTTAGCTCACCGCCTTGGGCGACTTCTCTTTCGATACAGATGCAGCAGCTAAAAAACCTTGGTTATAGCTCCGCCAGCGGCGTTGATGTGACGCTAGCTTACAAAGCGACTATCCAAGATGTTCCGGTTATCAGTTTAGAGCCACTACAATTCCAAATAGACCTGATGACAAAACAAAAGGACGACGGTAAAGAGTGGTTAGTCAGTAGCCTTGAAGAGTTCGACCAAACTGATCGTGTGGTTCATTGCCTGATTGAAAGCTGGAAAGCGGGTGATTTAGCGAAGCTGGAAGTCTTCTCAGAGCTGTCAGAGATGTCGCCTGAACTTGAGAAAGCGTTCTTAACCGATCGCAACATAGACTGGGCAAACAAACTATCCTCCAACGATTGGAAACTTAAGTCTAAAGGGAACTACTTGATAGTAGTAGGCACCTTGCACCTAATTGGAGAAGGTAACCTTATACAGTTATTAGAAAAGAAAGGCTTCAGTGTCATCCAGCAATCACAAAGCCAAGCGGCCCAATGTCAATTTGAGGCTAGCCCAAAAAGCTAA
- a CDS encoding beta-N-acetylhexosaminidase, translating into MLKRNLLSVAVLAGLAGCAVTQAPEQKVVNALADNLDVQYEILTNHGANEGMACQDLGAEWASCNKVNMTLTNDGEAIDSKDWTIYFHSIRLILDVDNEQFKITRVTGDLHKLEPTEKFDGFAAGEEVILPLTSEYWQLFETDFMPGAFVTAPNAEPKMIASLNTEDVASFVTGLEGNNLKRTPDDNNVMATAVTRFEKNADLATQDVSTTLLPTPMSVEAGEGSVSIAGGIALPKDAFDAEQFAAIEERADVVNVDVSGDLPVSVAVVPTQFTGDLAKSGAYELSISEEGIAIKAFDKTGAFYAVQSIFGLIDSQNAESLPQLSIQDAPRFDYRGVMVDVARNFHSKDAILATLDQMAAYKMNKLHLHLTDDEGWRLEIPGLPELTDVGSNRCFDLEEQSCLLPQLGSGPTTDNFGSGFFSKTDYVEILSYAKARSIEVIPEIDMPAHARSAVVSMEARYTRLMAEGKEAEANEYRLMDPQDTSNVTTVQFYDKQSFINPCMESSTHFVDKVISEVAAMHQEAGVPLTTWHFGGDEAKNIKLGAGLQDINAEDKVAWKGNIDLSKQDKPFQQSPQCQKLIADGTVSDFGHLPSHFAEEVSKIVAEKGIPHFQAWQDGLKYSEGEEAFATESTRVNFWDVLYWGGTSSVYDWSAKGYDVIVSNPDYVYMDMPYEVDAAERGYYWATRATDTRKMFGFAPENMPQNAETSLDRDGNGFSGKGEIEAKPFYGLSAQLWSETVRTDEQYEYMVFPRVLAAAERAWHRADWENDYKVGVEYSQDTDLVNKQALNSDFNRFANIVGQRELAKLEKAGIDYRLPVPGAKVVDGKLAMNVQFPGVELQYSADGENWLTYDEQQRPSVSGETYIRSISESGEKVSRVTSVK; encoded by the coding sequence ATGTTGAAGAGAAACTTACTATCTGTAGCGGTACTGGCTGGTTTGGCGGGTTGTGCTGTGACACAAGCACCAGAGCAAAAGGTGGTGAATGCACTGGCTGATAACCTTGATGTGCAATATGAAATCTTGACGAACCACGGTGCAAACGAAGGCATGGCTTGTCAGGACTTAGGCGCAGAGTGGGCATCATGTAATAAAGTGAACATGACGTTAACTAACGATGGTGAAGCGATTGATTCAAAAGATTGGACCATCTACTTCCACAGTATTCGCCTTATCTTAGATGTTGATAATGAGCAGTTTAAAATCACTCGCGTAACCGGCGACTTACACAAGCTTGAACCAACAGAAAAGTTCGATGGTTTTGCAGCGGGTGAAGAAGTGATTCTTCCATTAACCAGTGAATACTGGCAACTGTTTGAAACCGACTTTATGCCGGGTGCATTTGTAACGGCACCAAACGCAGAACCTAAGATGATTGCTTCATTGAATACGGAAGATGTCGCGTCGTTCGTAACAGGTTTAGAAGGAAACAACCTAAAGCGTACGCCTGATGACAATAACGTAATGGCGACTGCTGTTACGCGTTTCGAAAAGAATGCGGATCTAGCAACGCAAGACGTATCAACCACTTTACTACCAACGCCAATGTCGGTAGAAGCCGGTGAAGGTTCAGTTAGCATTGCTGGTGGTATTGCCCTACCTAAAGACGCATTCGACGCTGAGCAATTCGCAGCAATTGAAGAACGTGCAGATGTGGTAAACGTAGATGTGAGTGGCGACCTACCTGTAAGTGTCGCTGTTGTTCCTACTCAGTTTACGGGTGATTTAGCGAAATCTGGCGCTTATGAACTAAGCATCTCGGAAGAGGGGATTGCAATTAAAGCGTTTGATAAAACCGGCGCTTTCTACGCAGTTCAGTCTATTTTTGGCCTAATAGACAGTCAGAACGCTGAATCATTACCACAACTGTCGATCCAAGATGCGCCACGCTTTGATTACCGTGGTGTGATGGTGGATGTTGCTCGAAACTTCCACTCAAAAGATGCCATCTTAGCAACGCTAGATCAAATGGCAGCCTACAAGATGAATAAACTGCACCTTCACTTAACGGATGATGAAGGTTGGCGTTTAGAAATCCCAGGTTTACCAGAGCTAACGGATGTAGGGTCTAATCGTTGTTTCGATTTGGAAGAACAAAGCTGTTTACTGCCTCAGCTAGGTTCAGGTCCAACAACAGACAACTTCGGCTCTGGTTTCTTTAGTAAAACGGATTACGTCGAGATCTTAAGCTACGCAAAAGCGCGCAGCATCGAAGTTATCCCAGAGATTGATATGCCAGCACACGCTCGTTCTGCTGTGGTATCAATGGAAGCACGTTACACTCGCCTAATGGCGGAAGGTAAAGAAGCGGAAGCGAACGAATACCGTCTGATGGATCCACAAGATACATCGAACGTGACGACTGTTCAGTTCTACGATAAGCAGAGCTTCATTAACCCATGTATGGAATCGTCGACTCACTTTGTTGATAAAGTGATCTCTGAAGTGGCAGCAATGCACCAAGAAGCGGGTGTTCCGCTAACGACTTGGCACTTTGGTGGCGATGAAGCGAAAAACATTAAGTTAGGCGCTGGCTTACAAGATATTAATGCAGAAGACAAAGTGGCATGGAAAGGTAACATTGATTTATCTAAGCAAGATAAGCCGTTCCAACAATCTCCACAATGTCAGAAATTAATTGCTGACGGTACAGTAAGCGATTTCGGTCACCTGCCAAGCCACTTTGCAGAAGAGGTGTCTAAGATTGTTGCTGAGAAGGGCATTCCACACTTCCAAGCGTGGCAAGATGGCCTGAAATACAGCGAAGGTGAAGAAGCATTTGCAACAGAAAGTACGCGCGTTAACTTCTGGGATGTTCTTTACTGGGGCGGTACTTCATCAGTTTACGACTGGTCAGCGAAAGGTTATGACGTAATTGTCTCTAACCCAGATTACGTATACATGGATATGCCATACGAAGTAGACGCAGCAGAACGTGGTTACTACTGGGCAACTCGTGCAACCGACACTCGTAAGATGTTTGGTTTTGCTCCAGAGAACATGCCACAAAACGCAGAAACATCTCTAGACCGTGACGGCAATGGCTTCAGTGGTAAAGGTGAGATTGAAGCGAAACCTTTCTACGGTTTGTCAGCTCAGCTTTGGTCTGAAACAGTACGTACCGATGAGCAGTATGAATACATGGTATTCCCACGCGTTCTTGCTGCAGCTGAGCGAGCATGGCACCGAGCGGATTGGGAAAACGACTACAAAGTGGGCGTTGAGTACTCTCAAGATACTGACTTAGTGAATAAGCAGGCTCTAAACAGTGACTTTAATCGTTTCGCGAATATTGTTGGCCAACGTGAGCTGGCTAAGCTCGAAAAGGCGGGTATCGATTACCGACTGCCAGTTCCGGGTGCAAAAGTGGTTGATGGCAAGCTTGCAATGAACGTTCAATTCCCAGGCGTAGAGCTTCAATACTCAGCTGATGGTGAAAACTGGCTAACGTATGATGAGCAACAACGTCCATCGGTTTCTGGTGAAACTTACATCCGCTCTATCTCTGAAAGTGGCGAGAAAGTAAGTCGAGTGACTTCGGTAAAATAA
- a CDS encoding oligogalacturonate-specific porin KdgM family protein, giving the protein MKKIIALSALSLAFASSAFAGSSYVTGNIQIHDDGRIHGSDMTSTLEAGHTFDNSLGGFTVYSEFDGIQLGELEGLTSAETGGAPTTGNNTPGITVGGEQSFNITDKLWVAAGYQHLFSAGESIQFRPLVKIGYNFDNGISISNRTRAHIDDTSANADTDYRMDNRIAYTVNADLALSYNNVYMIDAEAMDHELRATWTRQGVQPYFEFRSQANGVDFANGASKQNNAFVFGASYGF; this is encoded by the coding sequence ATGAAAAAAATTATCGCTCTAAGTGCTCTTTCTCTTGCTTTCGCTTCTAGTGCTTTTGCTGGTTCTTCTTACGTAACGGGTAACATCCAAATTCATGACGATGGCCGTATCCACGGTTCTGACATGACTTCTACGCTAGAAGCTGGTCACACGTTCGACAACTCTCTAGGCGGTTTCACGGTTTATTCTGAGTTTGATGGTATCCAATTGGGTGAGCTTGAAGGCCTGACTTCAGCTGAAACTGGTGGTGCGCCTACTACAGGTAACAACACTCCGGGTATCACTGTAGGTGGTGAGCAATCTTTCAACATCACTGACAAACTATGGGTTGCTGCGGGTTACCAACACCTATTCTCTGCAGGCGAAAGCATTCAATTCCGTCCACTAGTTAAGATCGGTTACAACTTCGACAACGGCATCTCTATTAGTAACCGTACTCGTGCACACATCGATGATACTTCAGCTAATGCTGACACAGATTACCGCATGGATAACCGCATTGCTTACACAGTGAATGCTGATTTAGCGCTTAGCTACAACAACGTTTACATGATTGACGCTGAAGCGATGGACCACGAGTTACGTGCAACATGGACTCGTCAAGGTGTTCAACCTTACTTTGAGTTCCGTAGCCAAGCTAACGGTGTAGATTTCGCAAACGGTGCTTCTAAGCAGAACAACGCATTCGTATTCGGTGCTTCTTACGGCTTCTAA
- a CDS encoding DUF411 domain-containing protein: MIRKIMTLTALAAMSGQALATDVLNHKSPYCGCCTEWTEHMRDAGFDVTEKLHDDMNPIKQKLGVTQELASCHTAEIDGYVFEGHIPADDIKAFLENPPRNAIGLAVPGMPMGSPGMEYGDKKDEYSVYAFNEKGQVFEYRHYNGK, from the coding sequence ATGATTCGTAAAATTATGACTCTTACTGCACTCGCTGCAATGTCAGGACAAGCTTTAGCTACTGATGTTCTAAACCACAAATCTCCATACTGCGGCTGCTGCACAGAATGGACTGAACATATGCGAGATGCTGGGTTCGATGTTACAGAGAAACTCCACGATGATATGAACCCAATCAAGCAAAAGCTAGGGGTCACACAAGAGCTAGCCTCTTGCCACACTGCAGAGATCGACGGTTACGTATTTGAAGGACACATTCCAGCAGATGACATTAAAGCCTTTCTAGAAAACCCACCACGTAATGCGATTGGTTTAGCGGTTCCGGGTATGCCAATGGGTTCGCCAGGCATGGAGTATGGCGATAAGAAAGACGAGTATTCTGTCTATGCGTTTAATGAAAAAGGTCAGGTGTTTGAATACCGTCACTACAACGGAAAATAG